A single genomic interval of Aureliella helgolandensis harbors:
- a CDS encoding histone deacetylase family protein → MTLFYYDPIFQEHVTGDHPENGGRTLSVIRHLNFIALDTSCRRPAWEPASVERLCYVHTREYVDSVERFALKGGGYLDEDTVVSTKSYEVARQAAGAVCDAVQRVVAGEDKTAFCLVRPPGHHAMPDHAMGFCLFNNIAVGARVARRELGIERVLIVDFDVHHGNGTQAMFWEDASVGYFSMHRSPLYPGTGAAEEIGAGDGIGTTLNLPVAVGTPRDDQMRVFEREVQGFAHKIKPQLVLVSAGFDSHKDDPVGSLGLENEDFRGMTRCLLDVAAEHANGRLVSVLEGGYNPHALTDCVAIHLEELLDAP, encoded by the coding sequence ATGACCCTGTTTTACTACGATCCGATTTTTCAAGAACATGTCACGGGGGACCACCCCGAAAATGGTGGACGGACTCTCTCCGTTATTCGGCATCTGAACTTTATCGCCCTGGACACCAGTTGTCGACGCCCGGCATGGGAGCCTGCTTCCGTCGAACGCTTGTGTTACGTGCACACGCGTGAATATGTGGATTCGGTTGAGCGGTTTGCGTTGAAGGGTGGTGGCTACCTCGACGAGGACACCGTTGTCAGCACCAAATCGTACGAAGTTGCCCGCCAGGCTGCTGGCGCTGTCTGTGATGCAGTTCAGAGAGTGGTAGCAGGAGAGGACAAGACCGCTTTCTGCCTCGTTCGCCCACCTGGTCACCACGCGATGCCAGACCACGCGATGGGCTTCTGCCTGTTCAACAACATTGCGGTTGGTGCGCGAGTTGCGAGGCGTGAACTGGGGATTGAGCGAGTTTTGATCGTCGACTTTGATGTGCACCACGGCAACGGTACGCAAGCCATGTTCTGGGAGGATGCTAGCGTCGGCTATTTTTCGATGCATCGCTCTCCGCTCTATCCCGGAACGGGGGCGGCAGAAGAAATAGGGGCTGGTGATGGAATTGGCACAACACTCAATTTGCCGGTCGCGGTGGGAACGCCAAGGGATGATCAGATGCGAGTCTTTGAACGCGAAGTCCAAGGTTTTGCGCACAAGATTAAGCCGCAGCTCGTGCTCGTCAGCGCCGGTTTTGACAGCCACAAGGATGACCCCGTCGGATCGCTAGGGCTCGAGAATGAGGACTTCCGAGGGATGACACGCTGCCTGCTGGATGTTGCGGCCGAGCATGCCAACGGAAGGCTGGTGAGCGTGCTCGAAGGAGGTTACAACCCGCATGCCCTAACGGACTGCGTTGCAATACACCTCGAAGAACTCCTGGACGCTCCTTGA
- the acs gene encoding acetate--CoA ligase alpha subunit yields the protein MPIRNLDKIFAPQSVAVIGASKRPSSVGNTVLQNLVSGGFAGAIYAVNSKYKEVSGVACFSRVGEIPEPVDLAVVCTPAITVPEVVRQCGEAGIRGVVILSAGFREASQEGAKLEAEVRAAAKQFDGLRIVGPNCLGIMAPHHSLNASFASDSPHKGRVAFISQSGALCTAVLDWAIQEKVGFSYFVSVGNMLDVGIADLIDYFATDDKTESIILYMESISKGREFMSAARAFARDKPIIAYKAGRFAESAKAAASHTGAMAGVDSVYEAAMARAGIVRVFDVDDLFDCAELLARQKTPSGPRLAIITNAGGPGVMATDALLDRHGVLAELSDTTIARLNEKLPATWSHGNPVDVIGDAPPERFSSAAEIVLADNAVDGVLVVLSPQAMTDPTGAAQAVIKVARLSHKPLIAAWMGGDKVREGIELLNDAGIPTYSSPEKAIRAFMHLVSYARNRETLYETPREVPIEFSLDRAKLHSMFDTVFREGQDILSETASKTLLEAYEIPVTKTTLARSAKDAVECAARLGYPVALKIFSPDITHKTDVGGVELNLANADSVAEAFHRILHRAKQHRPNARIEGVSVQHMLIAPNGRELIVGAKRDPVFGTVLMVGAGGTNAELFRDLALELPPLSEHLARRMLQSLQAWPLLEGYRGRPGVNLERLIEVLMRLSYLVADYPEIIELDVNPLLVTPEDAIALDARIVLDRQAVLHPVRPYSHLAIRPYPDEFTKLAKLKDGTSVVLRPIKPEDEPMWHALVASCSSESLHLRFRYMFKATTHAMATRFCFIDYDREIAMVAETQENGERRLIGVGRLVADADHREAEYAILVSDPWQGIGLGSALTDLCLDICGRWGVRSVVAEMAQQNHRMVHMFELRGFEIDRSHAQDAVVARKTLTVQQASSDKGSDGK from the coding sequence ATGCCGATCCGCAATTTAGACAAGATTTTCGCTCCCCAAAGCGTTGCCGTTATCGGAGCGAGCAAGCGCCCATCCAGCGTTGGAAACACCGTCCTGCAAAACCTCGTCAGTGGCGGATTCGCGGGAGCGATTTATGCGGTGAATTCAAAATACAAGGAAGTCAGTGGCGTAGCTTGCTTCAGCCGGGTTGGTGAAATCCCCGAGCCCGTAGATCTAGCCGTGGTCTGCACTCCGGCCATTACGGTACCCGAAGTGGTTCGCCAGTGTGGAGAAGCTGGCATCCGCGGTGTAGTGATTCTATCAGCCGGCTTCCGTGAAGCGTCTCAAGAGGGCGCGAAGCTGGAGGCGGAGGTTCGCGCCGCAGCAAAGCAGTTCGATGGTCTGCGGATCGTAGGCCCGAACTGTCTCGGCATTATGGCTCCGCATCATTCGCTCAACGCCAGTTTCGCCAGCGATTCGCCTCACAAGGGACGTGTCGCATTCATCTCTCAGTCAGGCGCGCTGTGCACGGCCGTGCTGGATTGGGCGATCCAAGAAAAGGTTGGCTTCTCCTATTTCGTATCGGTCGGCAACATGCTGGATGTGGGCATCGCCGATCTCATTGATTATTTCGCGACAGACGACAAGACCGAGTCGATTATCCTCTACATGGAGTCCATCAGCAAAGGCAGAGAGTTCATGTCCGCAGCTCGCGCCTTTGCTCGCGACAAGCCAATCATCGCCTATAAAGCTGGGCGATTTGCCGAGTCCGCGAAGGCCGCTGCATCGCACACCGGCGCGATGGCGGGTGTCGATAGCGTCTACGAAGCGGCGATGGCACGCGCCGGCATTGTCCGCGTGTTTGACGTCGACGACTTATTTGATTGTGCAGAGCTGCTTGCTAGACAAAAGACTCCGTCAGGCCCTCGTTTGGCCATTATTACCAATGCTGGTGGTCCTGGAGTGATGGCAACCGACGCATTGCTGGATCGGCACGGCGTCTTGGCAGAGCTTTCCGACACCACCATCGCCAGGCTCAACGAGAAGCTTCCGGCGACCTGGTCCCACGGAAATCCTGTGGATGTTATCGGCGATGCCCCACCAGAACGTTTTTCGTCTGCTGCCGAAATCGTGTTGGCCGACAACGCAGTGGATGGTGTGCTGGTCGTTCTTTCACCTCAGGCCATGACAGACCCAACGGGCGCGGCCCAAGCCGTGATCAAAGTGGCTCGACTTTCCCACAAACCGCTGATTGCCGCTTGGATGGGTGGCGACAAAGTTCGCGAGGGAATCGAGCTTCTCAACGATGCTGGCATTCCAACCTACTCCTCCCCAGAAAAAGCCATTCGGGCGTTCATGCATCTTGTGTCCTATGCTCGAAATCGCGAAACACTCTACGAAACGCCGCGCGAGGTCCCCATCGAGTTCTCGCTAGATCGAGCAAAGCTCCACTCGATGTTCGATACCGTTTTTAGAGAAGGCCAAGACATTCTAAGCGAGACGGCATCCAAGACGCTCTTGGAAGCATACGAAATACCTGTGACAAAGACGACTCTGGCTCGTTCAGCCAAGGATGCAGTGGAGTGCGCCGCTCGCCTTGGATATCCAGTGGCACTCAAGATTTTCTCCCCCGATATCACGCACAAAACAGACGTTGGGGGCGTCGAGCTGAATTTGGCGAATGCCGATTCGGTTGCCGAAGCGTTTCATCGTATCCTCCACCGGGCCAAACAGCATCGACCTAATGCTCGTATCGAGGGAGTCAGCGTTCAGCACATGCTGATTGCACCCAATGGACGCGAGCTGATTGTTGGTGCCAAACGCGATCCCGTGTTCGGCACCGTCTTGATGGTCGGGGCAGGAGGGACAAATGCAGAGTTGTTCCGCGATCTGGCACTCGAGTTACCGCCGCTGAGTGAACATCTAGCGCGACGCATGCTGCAGTCCCTACAAGCGTGGCCCTTGCTTGAGGGATATCGTGGCCGCCCGGGGGTTAATCTTGAGCGATTGATTGAGGTGCTAATGCGCCTGTCGTATCTAGTGGCCGATTACCCAGAAATTATCGAGCTGGACGTCAATCCACTCCTGGTAACCCCCGAAGATGCAATCGCTCTCGATGCTCGCATCGTGCTAGACCGTCAGGCGGTGCTGCATCCCGTTCGCCCATACTCGCACCTTGCCATCCGCCCATACCCCGATGAATTTACCAAGCTTGCGAAACTAAAAGATGGAACCTCGGTGGTACTGCGTCCCATCAAGCCAGAGGATGAACCGATGTGGCACGCGTTGGTGGCCAGCTGCTCGTCCGAATCACTGCACTTGCGGTTCCGCTACATGTTCAAGGCGACGACGCACGCAATGGCCACGCGTTTCTGTTTTATCGATTACGATCGAGAGATCGCTATGGTTGCCGAGACTCAAGAAAATGGGGAACGAAGGCTGATTGGCGTTGGGCGGTTGGTTGCCGATGCGGACCATCGCGAAGCAGAGTATGCGATTCTTGTCAGCGATCCTTGGCAAGGTATAGGCCTGGGATCAGCCTTAACGGACCTCTGCCTCGATATCTGTGGTCGCTGGGGCGTCCGGTCCGTCGTCGCCGAGATGGCCCAGCAAAACCACCGCATGGTTCATATGTTTGAGCTTCGTGGATTTGAAATCGATCGCAGCCACGCCCAAGATGCAGTGGTTGCTCGCAAAACGCTGACCGTACAGCAGGCCTCCAGCGACAAGGGTAGCGACGGAAAATAA